One segment of Rattus norvegicus strain BN/NHsdMcwi chromosome 16, GRCr8, whole genome shotgun sequence DNA contains the following:
- the Ints10 gene encoding integrator complex subunit 10 isoform X10, producing MLHRMKELCRYMNSFDSEAHTKYKNQVLYSTMLVLFKSAFQYISSIQPSLFQGPNAPSQVPLVLLEDVANVYGDVEIDRSKHIHKKRKLAEGREKTMQSSDDEECSAKGRNRHIVVSKADLSNSIEVLESFKLARESWELLYSLEFLDKEFTRICLAWKTDTWLWLRIFLTDMIIYQGQYKKAIASLHHLAALQGSLSQPQITGQGTLEHQRALIQLATCHFALGEYRMTCEKVLDLMCYMVLPIQDGGKSQEEPSKVKPKCRKGLDLKLLPCTSKAIMPYCLHLMLACFKLRAFTDNRDDMALGHVIVLLQQEWPRGENLFLKAISKICQQGNFQYENFFSYVTNIDMLEEFAYLRTQEGGKIHLELLPNQGMLINHCRPFGWSLQMSGRDVVSSVPLLPLGPSSPPMGLLQQEFLPVLQPSIQTADRHHTVTRGITKGVKEDFRLAMERQVSRCGENLMVVLHRFCINEKILLLQTLT from the exons ATGCTGCACCGGATGAAGGAGCTCTGCAGATACATGAACAGCTTCGACAGCGAAGCTCATACCAAGTATAAAAACCAAGTGCTCTACTCCACCATGCTGGTGCTCTTCAAGAGTGCGTTCCAGTACATCAGCAGCATCCAGCCATCTCTCTTCCAAG GTCCTAACGCCCCAAGCCAGGTTCCACTAGTCCTTCTGGAAGATGTAGCCAATGTGTATGGTGATGTAGAAATTGACCGcagtaaacacatacacaagaagaggaagctagctgagggaagagaaaaaaCCATG CAGAGCTCAGATGACGAAGAGTGTTCAGCGAAAGGCAGAAATCGGCACATTGTTGTCAGTAAGGCTGACCTCAGCAACTCCATCGAAGTGCTGGAGAGCTTCAAACTGGCCAGGGAGAGCTGGGAGTTACTCTACTCTCTGGAATTCCTTGACAAAG AATTTACAAGAATTTGTTTGGCTTGGAAGACAGACACCTGGCTATGGCTGAGAATCTTCCTCACAGATATGATCATCTACCAG GGTCAGTATAAGAAGGCAATAGCCAGTCTGCATCACTTAGCAGCTCTCCAAGGATCCCTTTCCCAGCCACAGATCACAGGACAGGGGACTTTAGAACACCAGAGGGCGCTCATCCAACTGGCAACATGTCACTTTGCTCTGGGGGAGTACAGA ATGACATGTGAGAAGGTCCTGGATCTGATGTGCTACATGGTGCTCCCCATACAGGATGGAGGGAAGTCGCAGGAAGAGCCGTCCAAAGTAAAGCCCAAGTGTAGAAAAG GTTTGGATCTGAAGCTTCTGCCCTGTACCAGCAAGGCTATTATGCCGTACTGCTTGCACTTGATGCTGGCCTGCTTTAAG CTGAGAGCTTTTACAGACAACAGAGACGACATGGCACTGGGCCATGTGATTGTCCTGCTCCAACAGGAGTGGCCACGGGGAGAGAACCTTTTCCTGAAAGCCATCAGTAAGATTTGCCAGCAAGGAAATTTCCAGTATGAGAACTTCTTCAGCTATGTTACAA ACATTGATATGCTGGAGGAATTTGCTTATTTAAGAAcccaggaaggagggaagatTCATCTGGAATTACTCCCAAATCAAGGAATGCTGATCAA CCATTGCAGACCTTTTGGGTGGTCCCTCCAGATGAGTGGCAGAGATGTTGTGAGCAGTGTACCTCTCCTCCCCTTGGG GCCTTCTAGCCCTCCCATGGGGTTACTGCAGCAGGAATTCTTACCTGTGCTTCAGCCCAGCATACAGACTGCTGACAG GCACCACACAGTCACTCGAGGCATCACCAAAGGTGTGAAGGAGGACTTCCGCCTGGCCATGGAGCGCCAGGTCTCCCGCTGTGGTGAGAACCTGATGGTGGTCCTGCATCGCTTCTGCATTAATGAGAAGATCCTGCTCCTGCAGACTCTGACCTGA